From Synoicihabitans lomoniglobus, the proteins below share one genomic window:
- a CDS encoding TonB family protein: MEDDAQLLHRFSVHRDQTAFATLVRRHLDWVYSAAVRQLNGDTHLARDATQLVFTALARHAAKLATHPRLSGWLFTTTRFTTAKLIRTEHRRRVREAASAMSELTSDHDANHADWSRLQPIVDAALAELSDDDRDAVILRFFENQDYTTIGARFTVSPNAARMRVERALDKLNTVLSRRGISSTGAALGAVLGTHALTAAPAGLAGTITTTAIAGSGLAATTTLSVITMLKAPLIATTIVLATGGALLSFENQPPENRRDSSATPPRPPPALSDTATPVSIEPTPNSVPPVTDADYASLQHEVTTLQSRLAALDQEAVTKLPRVAPPGKVYSISELDVVPKPDMRVRPAYPKSLRDEGVEGQAVIAITIDAAGEVRDLETLSATHEAFAEAALAAVVGWTFQPGERAGLPVNARVNIPIKFTTSSESSPVDDWF, from the coding sequence ATGGAAGACGACGCCCAACTGCTCCACCGGTTCAGCGTGCACCGCGACCAAACAGCCTTCGCGACGCTGGTCCGTCGTCACCTTGATTGGGTGTATTCTGCGGCGGTGCGGCAGCTCAACGGCGATACCCACCTCGCTCGCGACGCCACCCAGCTCGTGTTCACTGCCCTCGCCCGCCATGCCGCGAAACTCGCTACTCATCCTCGTCTGAGTGGCTGGTTGTTCACCACCACGCGATTCACCACCGCCAAACTCATTCGCACCGAACACCGACGCCGCGTTCGTGAAGCGGCCTCCGCCATGTCCGAACTCACATCCGACCACGACGCCAACCACGCCGACTGGTCACGCCTGCAGCCGATCGTCGACGCGGCTCTGGCCGAACTCTCCGACGACGATCGCGACGCCGTCATCCTCCGATTCTTCGAAAACCAGGACTACACCACCATTGGCGCCCGGTTCACCGTTTCGCCCAACGCGGCCCGCATGCGCGTCGAACGCGCCCTCGATAAACTCAATACCGTGCTCTCGCGCCGGGGCATATCGTCAACCGGTGCCGCCCTGGGCGCGGTATTGGGCACGCACGCACTCACCGCCGCCCCCGCGGGACTGGCCGGCACGATCACGACCACTGCCATCGCCGGATCCGGGCTCGCCGCAACCACCACCCTGTCCGTCATCACCATGCTCAAAGCCCCCCTGATCGCCACCACCATCGTGCTCGCCACCGGCGGTGCCCTGCTTTCCTTCGAGAATCAACCTCCGGAAAATCGGCGCGATTCATCGGCTACGCCTCCTCGCCCGCCACCTGCGCTTTCCGACACCGCGACGCCAGTCTCAATCGAACCAACGCCGAATTCCGTCCCGCCGGTCACCGACGCTGACTATGCCTCGCTCCAACACGAGGTCACCACGTTGCAATCACGACTCGCCGCCTTGGATCAAGAGGCGGTGACCAAGCTCCCCCGGGTGGCACCCCCGGGAAAGGTTTACAGCATCTCGGAGCTCGATGTGGTGCCCAAGCCCGATATGCGCGTAAGGCCCGCCTACCCCAAATCCCTCCGCGACGAAGGCGTGGAAGGCCAGGCCGTCATCGCCATCACCATCGATGCCGCCGGTGAAGTGCGCGACCTCGAGACCCTCAGCGCCACGCACGAAGCATTCGCCGAGGCCGCGCTGGCCGCAGTCGTGGGCTGGACGTTCCAGCCGGGAGAGCGGGCCGGACTCCCGGTCAACGCGCGGGTCAATATTCCGATCAAATTCACCACCAGCTCCGAAAGCTCTCCCGTCGATGACTGGTTCTAG
- the uxaC gene encoding glucuronate isomerase — MRPYIHDDFMLHSDAAVRLYHDYAAAEPIFDYHNHLPHAAIADDHVFADLAEIWLGGDHYKWRAMRANGVAERFCTGDASPFEKFEAWAATVPQTLRNPLYHWTHLELKRYFGIDTLLGPETAREIWDTANTQLAGMSVQSILRDQKVAVAGTTDDPADSLATHQRIAALNLSTKVYPTFRPDKAYALADPAAFNAYCAKLGATAGRGEIASFDDLLAALEQRHADFHAVGGRLSDHGLETALAEPCTLAEARAIFLKVRDGNTPSPEEQLGFGSLLMLEFGRWDAKRGWTKQLHLGAMRNNSARAYLELGPDCGFDSIGDYRQAPALVKYLSSLDETGELPKTIVYNLNPADNYMLATLVGNFQDGVTAGKMQFGSGWWFLDQKEAMEWQMNALSNLGLLSRFVGMLTDSRSFMSFPRHEYFRRTLCNLLGSEMANGELPPDFELVGGMVKNICFANARNYFGLAVDPSYSG; from the coding sequence ATGCGCCCCTACATCCACGACGACTTCATGTTGCATTCGGACGCCGCCGTCCGCCTCTACCACGACTACGCGGCGGCGGAGCCGATCTTTGACTACCACAACCACCTGCCGCACGCGGCGATCGCCGACGACCACGTCTTCGCCGATCTGGCCGAGATCTGGTTGGGCGGCGATCACTACAAGTGGCGGGCCATGCGCGCCAACGGCGTGGCCGAACGCTTCTGCACGGGCGACGCCTCCCCCTTCGAGAAATTTGAGGCGTGGGCCGCCACCGTTCCGCAGACCCTGCGCAACCCGCTGTATCACTGGACTCATCTCGAACTGAAACGCTACTTCGGCATCGACACGCTGCTCGGTCCCGAAACCGCGCGGGAGATCTGGGACACCGCCAACACCCAACTCGCCGGCATGTCCGTGCAGTCGATCCTGCGGGACCAAAAAGTCGCCGTCGCCGGCACCACCGACGACCCTGCTGACTCCCTCGCCACCCACCAACGCATCGCGGCGCTCAATCTCAGCACGAAGGTCTACCCGACCTTCCGTCCCGACAAAGCCTACGCGCTGGCCGACCCGGCTGCGTTTAACGCCTATTGCGCCAAACTCGGCGCCACCGCCGGCCGCGGCGAGATTGCCAGTTTCGACGATCTGCTGGCCGCGCTCGAACAGCGTCACGCCGATTTTCACGCGGTCGGCGGACGCCTCTCCGACCACGGTCTCGAAACCGCCCTCGCCGAGCCGTGCACGCTGGCCGAAGCCCGTGCGATTTTCCTGAAAGTTCGCGACGGCAACACCCCCTCGCCCGAGGAACAACTCGGTTTCGGTTCGCTCCTCATGCTGGAGTTTGGTCGTTGGGACGCCAAGCGCGGCTGGACCAAGCAGCTCCACCTCGGCGCCATGCGCAACAACAGCGCCCGCGCTTACCTCGAGCTCGGCCCCGACTGCGGATTCGACAGCATCGGCGATTACCGTCAGGCCCCGGCGTTGGTGAAATATCTCTCCTCGCTCGACGAAACCGGAGAGTTGCCGAAGACCATCGTCTACAATCTGAATCCAGCCGACAACTACATGCTCGCGACACTCGTCGGGAACTTCCAGGACGGCGTCACCGCCGGTAAAATGCAGTTCGGCAGCGGCTGGTGGTTCCTCGATCAAAAGGAGGCCATGGAGTGGCAGATGAACGCGCTCTCCAACCTCGGGCTGCTCAGTCGCTTCGTCGGCATGCTCACCGACTCCCGCAGTTTCATGTCATTTCCCCGCCACGAGTATTTCCGTCGCACGCTTTGTAATCTACTCGGCAGCGAAATGGCCAACGGTGAACTGCCCCCCGACTTCGAGCTCGTCGGCGGCATGGTGAAAAACATCTGCTTCGCCAACGCTCGCAACTACTTCGGCCTCGCGGTCGACCCGAGCTACTCGGGTTGA
- a CDS encoding DUF2200 domain-containing protein: MTTKHRIFTTSFANVYPFYVAKAEKKGRLKAEVDEIIRWLTGYDQPQLEAQLQQQTDFETFFRDAPRLNPDRTLIKGVVCGVRVEEIEEPTMREIRYLDKLIDELAKGKAMEKILRS; the protein is encoded by the coding sequence ATGACCACGAAACACCGCATTTTTACCACCAGCTTTGCGAACGTTTATCCCTTTTACGTCGCCAAGGCGGAGAAAAAGGGACGCCTCAAAGCCGAAGTGGATGAGATCATCCGTTGGCTGACCGGCTACGACCAGCCGCAGTTGGAGGCGCAATTGCAGCAGCAAACCGACTTCGAAACGTTTTTCCGGGATGCCCCTCGGCTTAACCCCGACCGCACGCTGATCAAAGGCGTCGTCTGCGGCGTGCGAGTCGAAGAAATTGAAGAGCCGACGATGCGGGAAATTCGCTATTTGGACAAACTGATCGACGAGTTGGCCAAGGGTAAGGCGATGGAAAAAATCCTGCGGTCCTGA
- a CDS encoding tagaturonate epimerase family protein, protein MSAINSFLVSHQLRIASNPCVSPDFCLDWPELQKLLLAGEALHVWAHSGFRTAAGAWKLRENLKTGDCAWVLSPAPGVTNGSTTLADGVVLPSGACAFPATWTNLLALKNLILEHDPAATIFPGTTANLGRSTLGVGARFTTLHWPAVEWTMARLGIGLTANQNSIPRELVYDVDAMLADDLDTVPFPFIGANVPEGHQGQSVEGMSHGAVLSKLKSGFHHHRIAWSFNADHQPIGGKFDSREDALVRGSLLASYITFDLSPELAKKAPASIDAIAPDLREQVRRRMAEVGITADDAAFEKLLGTVWPAMLKMKQRDELYRAARASAFTTPEGRAYLRELSIDELPGLTTPETTAIMLALCDAMDMPVNFVAPAFGFQKNIPYPNQTKLRKLITAQWNVCQKFGVSIGFHSGSGKSAENYRLMGEITGSQLEIKTSGRYTYEMGRALHASSDPADQALWRDWYAFTIELAVAGAFSDDATERDAARGFILANYDEPADAEGIFADEATCRSTLVALTPHPDRVFFFEYNFLYVLAADGKATKAALGDHSPAGYRQRARFYSISREARLGYARRVAEYLIFLAETTGLATAARCAEATSRLAGFTAYSDLLNDIAQTSE, encoded by the coding sequence ATGTCCGCCATCAACTCCTTTCTCGTTTCCCACCAGCTCCGCATCGCGAGCAACCCCTGCGTTTCGCCCGACTTTTGCCTCGATTGGCCCGAACTCCAAAAACTACTCCTCGCTGGCGAAGCCCTCCACGTCTGGGCCCACAGCGGTTTCCGCACCGCCGCCGGAGCGTGGAAGCTTCGCGAAAATCTTAAAACCGGCGATTGCGCCTGGGTGCTGTCTCCCGCGCCAGGCGTGACCAATGGATCCACGACGCTGGCGGACGGCGTCGTATTACCCTCGGGGGCCTGCGCTTTCCCCGCCACGTGGACGAACCTGCTTGCCCTTAAAAACCTGATTCTGGAGCACGACCCCGCCGCTACGATTTTCCCCGGCACCACCGCCAACCTCGGCCGCAGCACGCTCGGCGTCGGCGCCCGCTTCACCACGTTGCATTGGCCGGCCGTCGAATGGACCATGGCACGGCTCGGCATCGGGTTGACCGCCAATCAAAACAGTATTCCACGCGAGCTGGTCTACGACGTGGATGCCATGTTGGCCGACGATCTCGACACGGTTCCATTTCCCTTCATCGGAGCCAATGTGCCGGAAGGCCATCAAGGCCAATCCGTCGAGGGCATGAGTCACGGCGCCGTGTTGTCCAAACTCAAATCAGGTTTTCACCACCACCGCATCGCCTGGAGCTTCAACGCCGACCACCAACCCATCGGCGGCAAGTTCGACTCCCGGGAAGACGCGCTCGTGCGCGGTTCCCTCCTGGCGTCCTACATCACGTTCGACCTCTCCCCCGAATTGGCGAAAAAGGCGCCCGCCTCCATCGACGCGATCGCACCGGATTTACGTGAACAGGTCCGTCGCCGCATGGCCGAGGTGGGCATCACCGCCGACGATGCGGCGTTCGAAAAACTACTCGGCACGGTTTGGCCCGCCATGCTCAAAATGAAGCAACGCGACGAGCTCTACCGCGCCGCGCGCGCTTCGGCTTTCACCACGCCCGAAGGCCGGGCCTACCTGCGCGAACTCTCCATCGACGAGCTGCCCGGTCTCACCACGCCCGAAACCACCGCCATCATGCTCGCCCTGTGCGATGCGATGGACATGCCGGTCAACTTCGTCGCCCCCGCCTTCGGCTTCCAAAAGAACATCCCGTATCCCAACCAAACCAAACTGCGCAAACTCATCACCGCGCAGTGGAACGTTTGTCAAAAATTTGGCGTGAGCATCGGTTTCCACTCCGGCTCGGGCAAATCGGCCGAGAACTACCGTCTGATGGGTGAGATCACTGGTAGCCAGCTCGAGATCAAAACCAGTGGTCGCTACACCTACGAAATGGGCCGCGCCCTGCATGCCTCGAGCGACCCCGCCGACCAGGCGCTATGGCGCGATTGGTATGCTTTCACCATAGAACTCGCCGTGGCCGGCGCGTTCAGCGACGACGCCACCGAGCGCGACGCCGCCAGGGGGTTCATTCTCGCCAACTACGACGAACCCGCCGACGCCGAGGGCATCTTTGCGGACGAAGCCACCTGCCGCTCCACCCTGGTTGCCCTCACCCCGCACCCCGACCGCGTATTCTTTTTTGAATACAATTTTCTCTACGTGCTGGCCGCCGATGGCAAAGCCACCAAAGCCGCGCTCGGCGATCACTCGCCCGCCGGATATCGCCAACGCGCGCGGTTCTACTCGATCAGTCGGGAAGCCCGCCTGGGCTACGCCCGCCGCGTCGCTGAATACCTGATCTTTCTGGCCGAAACCACCGGCCTCGCCACCGCGGCCCGCTGCGCCGAGGCCACCAGCCGTCTCGCCGGATTCACCGCTTACTCTGATTTGCTGAACGACATCGCCCAAACGTCCGAATAA
- a CDS encoding glycosyltransferase family 2 protein codes for MKLIIQIPCFNEAAALPATLADLPRVVEGFDTVEWLVIDDGSTDDTSGVARLLGVDHVIRLPQNSGLAHAFAAGLDAAVERGADVIVNTDADNQYCAADLPALTTPILKGVADIVIGARPIDSIAHFSPVKKILQRFGSFITRSLSRTDVQDAPSGYRAFSREAARKLNVFSSYTYTLETIIQAGQNGMAVVSVPVRVNGVTRPSRLVKSIPSYVKRSMLTMLHIFVVYRPMTFFFTVGGLVGGAGLLLGLRFFYFFLIGEGGGHVQSVILSALLLGSGLLLWVLALVADLIAVNRRLLEQANWRIGRLEDQLRSAMPTDAASPRAHQPE; via the coding sequence GTGAAACTCATCATCCAAATCCCCTGCTTCAATGAAGCCGCCGCGCTGCCGGCGACATTGGCGGATTTGCCACGGGTCGTGGAGGGGTTCGACACGGTCGAGTGGCTGGTGATCGATGATGGCAGCACCGATGATACGAGCGGGGTGGCGCGCTTGCTCGGGGTCGATCACGTGATCAGGCTGCCACAGAACTCGGGACTCGCCCATGCGTTTGCCGCTGGGCTCGACGCCGCGGTGGAACGCGGGGCGGATGTCATCGTCAACACCGATGCGGACAATCAGTATTGCGCGGCTGATTTACCCGCGTTGACGACACCGATTCTAAAAGGCGTGGCGGATATCGTGATCGGCGCGCGGCCGATTGATTCGATTGCCCATTTTTCGCCGGTGAAGAAGATCCTGCAGCGGTTTGGCAGTTTTATCACGCGCTCACTCAGTCGAACCGACGTGCAGGATGCGCCGAGCGGTTACCGGGCGTTCAGCCGCGAGGCGGCGCGTAAACTCAATGTGTTCAGCAGTTACACTTATACGTTGGAGACGATCATTCAAGCGGGGCAAAACGGCATGGCCGTCGTCTCGGTCCCGGTGCGCGTCAACGGGGTGACGCGGCCATCGCGGTTGGTGAAGAGCATTCCATCCTACGTGAAGCGCTCCATGCTCACCATGCTGCACATTTTCGTCGTTTACCGGCCGATGACGTTTTTCTTCACGGTCGGCGGCTTGGTGGGGGGAGCGGGGCTGTTGCTGGGTCTGCGTTTCTTCTACTTCTTTTTAATCGGGGAGGGGGGAGGTCACGTGCAGTCCGTGATCCTGTCGGCGCTGCTGCTCGGGTCCGGGTTGCTCCTGTGGGTGCTCGCCTTGGTCGCCGACTTGATCGCAGTGAATCGTCGTCTGCTGGAGCAGGCCAACTGGCGCATCGGCCGGTTGGAGGATCAGTTGCGATCCGCCATGCCGACCGACGCGGCATCACCGCGGGCCCATCAACCCGAGTAG
- a CDS encoding phosphate/phosphite/phosphonate ABC transporter substrate-binding protein, which yields MIIASLGCPHTLAAEPTDVSPETESTLRFAYSGQIMQGVNINDAQAAIKVWAATIVGDWDFKVSADIGIIDGVPAIIAAMKENRIDAVIVATDEYWETRKHVPIGPLLVGSIDDDFDEEYIVLVNNDSGFTTLADLAGRNLNIWRSLRTCLASQWLEVALWDEGLGSADTFWAERIEIRKLSQVVLPVFFGQADACLVTRRGFKLMSELNPQLGQKLTAIAVSPPLVPSISFFRGDYDSPMLSRIVAMLSDVSSSEAGQQTLTLFQQNNLMQCTPADLEITCALLDRYEAVRNGRTVPSAKDQNSP from the coding sequence ATGATCATCGCATCACTGGGTTGCCCCCACACGCTTGCGGCGGAGCCGACCGACGTGTCACCAGAAACAGAGTCGACGCTTCGTTTCGCCTATTCCGGCCAGATCATGCAAGGCGTGAACATCAACGATGCGCAGGCCGCAATCAAAGTGTGGGCGGCGACCATCGTGGGGGACTGGGATTTCAAGGTATCCGCCGATATCGGCATCATCGACGGCGTTCCCGCCATCATCGCCGCGATGAAAGAGAACCGGATCGATGCAGTCATCGTAGCAACCGACGAATATTGGGAAACGCGCAAACACGTCCCCATCGGGCCCTTGTTGGTGGGATCAATCGATGACGACTTTGATGAGGAGTATATCGTGTTGGTGAACAACGACAGCGGCTTTACCACGCTCGCGGACTTGGCGGGTCGCAATCTGAATATCTGGCGATCGCTGCGCACGTGCCTCGCCTCGCAATGGCTCGAGGTCGCGCTGTGGGACGAAGGGCTGGGCTCGGCCGACACGTTCTGGGCCGAACGCATTGAGATCCGCAAACTCTCGCAAGTCGTGCTACCCGTTTTTTTTGGCCAAGCGGACGCGTGTTTGGTCACGCGACGCGGGTTCAAACTCATGAGTGAGCTCAACCCCCAATTGGGACAAAAACTCACCGCCATCGCGGTATCGCCACCGCTCGTGCCATCCATTTCCTTCTTCCGCGGCGATTATGACTCCCCGATGCTTTCGCGCATTGTGGCAATGTTGTCGGATGTCTCGAGCTCCGAAGCCGGGCAGCAAACCCTCACCTTGTTTCAGCAAAACAACTTGATGCAGTGCACCCCTGCCGATCTCGAAATCACGTGCGCTCTGCTCGATCGCTATGAGGCCGTGCGAAACGGCCGCACCGTGCCGTCGGCGAAGGACCAAAACTCCCCATGA
- a CDS encoding LTA synthase family protein: protein MIRMRRWHGWALWGVLTVTVALVAWPRREALLLKNRFINRQSVERLGYGGYFWFDVVDVAGRLWRRAHLDEIDPAPYRAYLRELAHRRAEMPARHPPRRKHVVYIQLESMDGLVIGARKDGQPVMPFLEDLAAKHVSFANMMDNTGSGRTTDGEFLVLTSLVPLARQPVYVSKDLSRVPSLPRVLHVAGYHTASIHGFNGVFWHRAEAHTALGYDEMRFQQDLPLDDKIGWGWSDEAVLGEAARMIAAAESPLFLHVITLTHHHPYDHIAHAQGLKPGRIEVENVRSARYVDHALQGFFQQLQDAGVLEDCLIAIYGDHDSAIDVELEAYLDSIAPRLYPDTVPLVLVGFDRPAQRVTTLAGLQDLPVMILQELGLDVPLTFTGAGWGQWGTTFGAQHRGLQEVNGAAEPWEPPVDQDILTRLAIEHPEELLAP from the coding sequence ATGATCCGCATGCGGCGATGGCATGGATGGGCGTTGTGGGGCGTGTTGACCGTGACGGTGGCGCTGGTGGCGTGGCCGCGGCGGGAGGCGCTGCTGCTGAAGAACCGGTTCATCAACCGCCAGTCGGTCGAACGACTCGGCTACGGAGGTTATTTTTGGTTCGACGTCGTGGACGTGGCAGGTCGGCTGTGGCGACGCGCCCATCTCGATGAAATCGATCCGGCCCCTTACCGGGCCTATTTGCGGGAGTTGGCCCATCGTCGGGCGGAGATGCCCGCCCGCCATCCCCCGCGCCGCAAGCATGTGGTGTATATCCAACTCGAATCCATGGACGGACTGGTCATCGGTGCCCGCAAGGACGGCCAACCGGTCATGCCATTCCTCGAGGACCTGGCCGCGAAGCACGTGAGCTTTGCCAATATGATGGACAATACCGGGAGCGGTCGCACGACCGACGGGGAATTTTTGGTGCTCACGTCACTGGTGCCATTGGCGCGTCAACCGGTTTACGTTTCGAAGGATCTTTCCCGGGTGCCATCGTTGCCCCGGGTGTTGCACGTGGCCGGCTATCACACGGCTTCGATTCACGGCTTCAACGGGGTGTTTTGGCATCGGGCGGAGGCCCACACGGCGCTGGGGTATGACGAAATGCGTTTTCAGCAGGACCTGCCCCTCGATGACAAAATCGGTTGGGGATGGTCCGACGAGGCCGTGCTGGGCGAAGCCGCGCGGATGATTGCGGCGGCTGAGTCGCCGTTGTTTTTGCACGTCATCACGCTGACGCACCACCATCCTTACGACCATATCGCCCATGCGCAGGGACTGAAACCCGGCCGCATCGAAGTGGAAAACGTGCGTTCCGCCCGCTATGTGGACCACGCGTTGCAGGGCTTTTTTCAACAGCTCCAGGACGCCGGTGTTCTCGAAGACTGCCTGATCGCGATCTACGGCGACCACGACAGCGCGATCGATGTCGAGTTGGAGGCCTACCTCGACTCGATCGCGCCGCGCTTGTATCCGGACACCGTGCCCTTGGTGTTGGTAGGGTTTGACCGGCCCGCGCAGCGCGTCACTACCCTGGCGGGTTTGCAGGATCTGCCCGTCATGATTTTGCAGGAACTCGGCCTGGACGTGCCGCTCACTTTCACGGGGGCGGGTTGGGGACAATGGGGCACGACGTTTGGTGCCCAACATCGCGGTTTGCAGGAGGTGAATGGGGCCGCGGAGCCGTGGGAGCCGCCGGTGGATCAGGACATCCTTACCCGCCTCGCCATCGAACATCCGGAGGAGTTGCTCGCACCATGA
- a CDS encoding SDR family oxidoreductase gives MSSPYLESLFSLENRIAVVIGGTGELCGAMAEGLAGAGAEVVLVGRNEAKASARLERIAAAGGNAWFHAADATSRADLIALRDAVLARSGRIDVLVNGAGVNSPTPLMDIPEDEFDRIISANVKGVLMACQVFGEHLLSAPDGGSIINIGSASARVPLSRVFTYSASKAAVHNLTKNIAREWATKGVRVNLLVPGFFPAEQNRKVLTPDRVETIMGHTPMKRFGQAKELIGATLFLASNAASSFVTGAEIEVDGGFHAMTI, from the coding sequence ACCGGTGAACTTTGCGGTGCCATGGCCGAGGGGCTGGCCGGTGCCGGCGCCGAGGTCGTGCTTGTCGGACGCAACGAAGCCAAGGCTTCCGCCCGCCTCGAGCGCATCGCGGCCGCCGGTGGTAACGCGTGGTTTCACGCCGCCGACGCCACCAGCCGCGCCGATCTGATCGCGCTGCGCGACGCCGTGCTGGCTCGGTCCGGTCGCATCGACGTTCTCGTCAACGGAGCGGGAGTGAATTCGCCCACTCCGTTGATGGACATCCCCGAGGACGAGTTCGACCGCATCATCAGCGCCAACGTCAAAGGCGTGCTCATGGCCTGTCAGGTATTTGGCGAACACCTGCTCTCCGCTCCCGACGGCGGCTCGATCATCAACATCGGTTCGGCCTCGGCCCGGGTTCCGCTTTCCCGCGTCTTCACCTACTCCGCGTCCAAAGCGGCGGTCCACAACCTCACCAAAAACATCGCCCGCGAATGGGCCACCAAAGGCGTGCGCGTCAACCTCCTCGTCCCCGGTTTCTTCCCCGCCGAACAAAATCGCAAGGTGCTCACACCCGACCGGGTCGAAACCATCATGGGCCACACGCCCATGAAGCGATTTGGCCAGGCCAAAGAGCTCATCGGCGCCACGCTCTTTCTCGCGAGCAATGCCGCCAGCAGCTTTGTCACCGGCGCCGAAATCGAAGTCGACGGCGGTTTCCACGCCATGACCATTTAA